In a genomic window of Corynebacterium choanae:
- the rpoZ gene encoding DNA-directed RNA polymerase subunit omega — protein sequence MNHIQSENKKVFDPPTGITDPPIDELLEHVSSKYALVIFAAKRARQINSYNQQANDGVFEFVGPLVAQRQREKPLSIALREIDEGLLEHKEG from the coding sequence GTGAATCACATTCAATCTGAGAATAAAAAGGTTTTCGATCCGCCGACCGGCATTACCGATCCACCGATCGATGAGCTACTCGAGCATGTGTCGAGTAAGTATGCGCTGGTGATTTTCGCTGCAAAGCGTGCCCGGCAGATCAATTCCTACAACCAGCAGGCCAATGATGGTGTGTTTGAGTTTGTCGGACCGCTCGTCGCCCAGCGGCAACGGGAGAAGCCATTGTCGATTGCGTTGCGCGAGATTGACGAAGGTTTGCTGGAGCACAAAGAAGGCTAA
- the gmk gene encoding guanylate kinase: protein MAAQPGRLVVLLGPSAVGKSTVVSRLREEIDDLYFSVSMTTRAPRPGEVEGRDYYFVSPDEFQSHIDAGDMLEWADIHGGLQRSGTPAGPVDQALADGRPVLVEVDLAGARAVRASRPESTSVFLAPPSWDELVARLTGRGTESSEAIERRLTTAKQELDAQDEFDHIVVNDDLERAVAALRAVLLGESP from the coding sequence ATGGCTGCACAACCCGGTCGTCTTGTCGTGCTTCTTGGACCTTCTGCGGTGGGGAAGTCCACCGTCGTTTCGCGTCTGCGGGAAGAGATCGACGACTTGTATTTTTCTGTGTCGATGACCACCCGGGCACCACGCCCAGGCGAAGTCGAAGGCCGGGACTATTACTTCGTCAGCCCGGATGAGTTTCAATCCCATATCGATGCGGGTGACATGTTGGAATGGGCCGATATCCATGGCGGTCTGCAACGATCTGGAACTCCAGCAGGCCCAGTCGATCAGGCCCTTGCCGATGGTCGACCAGTACTGGTAGAAGTGGATCTAGCCGGTGCGCGTGCTGTACGAGCATCCCGACCAGAATCCACCAGTGTTTTTCTTGCTCCTCCTTCTTGGGATGAGCTCGTTGCTCGCCTCACCGGGCGGGGAACAGAATCAAGTGAGGCGATTGAACGTCGACTCACCACAGCAAAACAGGAACTTGACGCGCAAGACGAATTTGACCATATTGTGGTCAATGACGATCTTGAACGGGCAGTTGCCGCGCTGCGGGCTGTATTGCTCGGCGAATCGCCGTAG
- the mihF gene encoding integration host factor, actinobacterial type, translated as MALPKLTDEQRKEALAKAAEARKARAELKEKLKRGGTNIKEVLEKAQSDEIIGKTKVSALLEAMPKVGKVKAKEIMEELEIAQTRRLRGLGDRQRRALLERFGYGEE; from the coding sequence GTGGCCCTTCCCAAGTTGACTGACGAGCAGCGCAAAGAAGCCCTCGCGAAAGCCGCTGAGGCTCGTAAGGCACGTGCAGAGCTGAAGGAAAAGCTCAAGCGCGGCGGTACCAATATCAAAGAGGTGCTTGAAAAGGCTCAGTCCGATGAAATCATCGGCAAGACCAAGGTCTCTGCACTGCTCGAAGCTATGCCTAAGGTTGGCAAGGTGAAGGCTAAGGAGATCATGGAAGAGCTCGAAATCGCTCAGACCCGCCGTCTGCGTGGCCTGGGTGACCGTCAGCGTCGCGCTCTCCTCGAGCGTTTCGGCTACGGCGAAGAGTAA